From Symphalangus syndactylus isolate Jambi chromosome X, NHGRI_mSymSyn1-v2.1_pri, whole genome shotgun sequence, the proteins below share one genomic window:
- the CDK16 gene encoding cyclin-dependent kinase 16 isoform X1, with protein sequence MPLYGRARGHVTHPSILGTRPGRPMAGPITAAAPEKICYGAFCSCSGAFPLDPNNPSFGPLPSISHLNLRTQIAMDRMKKIKRQLSMTLRGGRGIDKTNGAPEQIGLDESGGGGGSDPGEAPTRAAPGELRSARGPLSSAPEIVHEDLKMGSDGESDQASATSSDEVQSPVRVRMRNHPPRKISTEDINKRLSLPADIRLPEGYLEKLTLNSPIFDKPLSRRLRRVSLSEIGFGKLETYIKLDKLGEGTYATVYKGKSKLTDNLVALKEIRLEHEEGAPCTAIREVSLLKDLKHANIVTLHDIIHTEKSLTLVFEYLDKDLKQYLDDCGNIINMHNVKLFLFQLLRGLAYCHRQKVLHRDLKPQNLLINERGELKLADFGLARAKSIPTKTYSNEVVTLWYRPPDILLGSTDYSTQIDMWGVGCIFYEMATGRPLFPGSTVEEQLHFIFRILGTPTEETWPGILSNEEFKTYNYPKYRAEALLSHAPRLDSDGADLLTKLLQFEGRNRISAEDAMKHPFFFSLGERIHKLPDTTSIFALKEIQLQKEASLRSSSMPDSGRPAFRVVDTEF encoded by the exons ATGCCACTCTATGGGCGTGCTCGAGGCCATGTCACCCATCCTTCAATTCTGGGCACACGCCCTGGCAGACCCATGGCTGGGCCCATCACTGCAGCTGCACCTGAGAAGATCTGCTATGGAGCCTTCTGCTCCTGCAGTGGGGCTTTTCCCCTAGATCCCAACAATCCATCGTTTGGGCCCTTGCCCTCAATCAGCCACCTAAATCTGAGAACTCAG ATCGCCATGGATCGGATGAAGAAGATCAAACGGCAGCTGTCAATGACACTCCGAGGTGGCCGAGGCATAGACAAGACCAATGGTGCCCCTGAGCAGATAGGCCTGGATgagagtggtggtggtggcggcagTGACCCTGGAGAGGCCCCCACACGTGCTGCTCCTGGGGAACTTCGTTCTGCACGGGGCccactcagctctgcaccag AGATTGTGCACGAGGACTTGAAGATGGGGTCTGATGGGGAGAGTGACCAGGCTTCAGCCACGTCCTCGGATGAGGTGCAGTCTCCAGTGAGAGTGCGTATGCGCAACCATCCCCCACGCAAGATCTCCACTGAG GACATCAACAAGCGCCTATCGCTACCAGCTGACATCCGGCTGCCTGAGGGCTACCTGGAGAAGCTGACCCTCAATAGCCCCATCTTTGACAAGCCCCTCAGCCGCCGCCTCCGTCGTGTCAGCCTA TCTGAGATTGGCTTTGGGAAACTGGAGACCTACATTAAGCTGGACAAGCTGGGCGAG GGTACCTATGCCACCGTCTACAAAGGCAAAAGCAAGCTCACAGACAACCTTGTGGCACTCAAGGAGATCAGACTGGAACATGAAGAGGGGGCACCCTGCACCGCCATCCGGGAAG TGTCCCTGCTCAAGGACCTCAAACACGCCAACATCGTTACGCTACATGACATTATCCACACGGAGAAGTCCCTCACCCTTGTCTTTGAGTACCTG GACAAGGACCTGAAGCAGTACCTGGATGACTGTGGGAACATCATCAACATGCACAACGTGAAA CTGTTCCTGTTCCAGCTGCTCCGTGGCCTGGCCTACTGCCACCGGCAGAAGGTGCTACACCGAGACCTCAAGCCCCAGAACCTGCTCATCAACGAGAGGGGAGAGCTCAAGCTGGCTGACTTTG GCCTGGCCCGAGCCAAGTCAATCCCAACAAAGACATACTCCAATGAGGTGGTGACACTGTGGTACCGGCCCCCTGACATCCTGCTCGGGTCCACGGACTACTCCACTCAGATTGACATGTG GGGTGTGGGCTGCATCTTCTATGAGATGGCCACAGGCCGTCCCCTCTTTCCGGGCTCCACGGTGGAGGAACAGCTACACTTCATCTTCCGCATCTTAG GAACCCCAACTGAGGAGACGTGGCCAGGCATCCTGTCCAACGAGGAGTTCAAGACATACAACTACCCCAAGTACCGAGCCGAGGCCCTTTTGAGCCACGCACCCCG ACTTGATAGCGACGGGGCCGACCTCCTTACCAAGCTGTTGCAG tTTGAGGGTCGAAATCGGATCTCCGCAGAGGATGCCATGAAACATCCATTCTTCTTCAGTCTGGGGGAGCGGATCCACAAACTTCCTGACA CTACTTCCATATTTGCACTAAAGGAGATTCAGCTACAAAAGGAGGCCAGCCTTCGGTCTTCGTCGATGCCTGACTCAG GCAGGCCAGCTTTCCGCGTGGTGGACACCGAGTTCTAA
- the CDK16 gene encoding cyclin-dependent kinase 16 isoform X2, whose product MAASPPAADGSFGTCSPSHYSRSSGYSRDLNTEIYPGGADLLVVAIAMDRMKKIKRQLSMTLRGGRGIDKTNGAPEQIGLDESGGGGGSDPGEAPTRAAPGELRSARGPLSSAPEIVHEDLKMGSDGESDQASATSSDEVQSPVRVRMRNHPPRKISTEDINKRLSLPADIRLPEGYLEKLTLNSPIFDKPLSRRLRRVSLSEIGFGKLETYIKLDKLGEGTYATVYKGKSKLTDNLVALKEIRLEHEEGAPCTAIREVSLLKDLKHANIVTLHDIIHTEKSLTLVFEYLDKDLKQYLDDCGNIINMHNVKLFLFQLLRGLAYCHRQKVLHRDLKPQNLLINERGELKLADFGLARAKSIPTKTYSNEVVTLWYRPPDILLGSTDYSTQIDMWGVGCIFYEMATGRPLFPGSTVEEQLHFIFRILGTPTEETWPGILSNEEFKTYNYPKYRAEALLSHAPRLDSDGADLLTKLLQFEGRNRISAEDAMKHPFFFSLGERIHKLPDTTSIFALKEIQLQKEASLRSSSMPDSGRPAFRVVDTEF is encoded by the exons ATGGCCGCGTCCCCTCCCGCTGCGGACGGGTCCTTTGGTACATGCAGTCCGAG TCACTATTCCAGGTCCTCAGGATATAGCCGTGACCTAAACACAGAAATCTACCCTGGCGGAGCTGATCTTCTAGTTGTGGCG ATCGCCATGGATCGGATGAAGAAGATCAAACGGCAGCTGTCAATGACACTCCGAGGTGGCCGAGGCATAGACAAGACCAATGGTGCCCCTGAGCAGATAGGCCTGGATgagagtggtggtggtggcggcagTGACCCTGGAGAGGCCCCCACACGTGCTGCTCCTGGGGAACTTCGTTCTGCACGGGGCccactcagctctgcaccag AGATTGTGCACGAGGACTTGAAGATGGGGTCTGATGGGGAGAGTGACCAGGCTTCAGCCACGTCCTCGGATGAGGTGCAGTCTCCAGTGAGAGTGCGTATGCGCAACCATCCCCCACGCAAGATCTCCACTGAG GACATCAACAAGCGCCTATCGCTACCAGCTGACATCCGGCTGCCTGAGGGCTACCTGGAGAAGCTGACCCTCAATAGCCCCATCTTTGACAAGCCCCTCAGCCGCCGCCTCCGTCGTGTCAGCCTA TCTGAGATTGGCTTTGGGAAACTGGAGACCTACATTAAGCTGGACAAGCTGGGCGAG GGTACCTATGCCACCGTCTACAAAGGCAAAAGCAAGCTCACAGACAACCTTGTGGCACTCAAGGAGATCAGACTGGAACATGAAGAGGGGGCACCCTGCACCGCCATCCGGGAAG TGTCCCTGCTCAAGGACCTCAAACACGCCAACATCGTTACGCTACATGACATTATCCACACGGAGAAGTCCCTCACCCTTGTCTTTGAGTACCTG GACAAGGACCTGAAGCAGTACCTGGATGACTGTGGGAACATCATCAACATGCACAACGTGAAA CTGTTCCTGTTCCAGCTGCTCCGTGGCCTGGCCTACTGCCACCGGCAGAAGGTGCTACACCGAGACCTCAAGCCCCAGAACCTGCTCATCAACGAGAGGGGAGAGCTCAAGCTGGCTGACTTTG GCCTGGCCCGAGCCAAGTCAATCCCAACAAAGACATACTCCAATGAGGTGGTGACACTGTGGTACCGGCCCCCTGACATCCTGCTCGGGTCCACGGACTACTCCACTCAGATTGACATGTG GGGTGTGGGCTGCATCTTCTATGAGATGGCCACAGGCCGTCCCCTCTTTCCGGGCTCCACGGTGGAGGAACAGCTACACTTCATCTTCCGCATCTTAG GAACCCCAACTGAGGAGACGTGGCCAGGCATCCTGTCCAACGAGGAGTTCAAGACATACAACTACCCCAAGTACCGAGCCGAGGCCCTTTTGAGCCACGCACCCCG ACTTGATAGCGACGGGGCCGACCTCCTTACCAAGCTGTTGCAG tTTGAGGGTCGAAATCGGATCTCCGCAGAGGATGCCATGAAACATCCATTCTTCTTCAGTCTGGGGGAGCGGATCCACAAACTTCCTGACA CTACTTCCATATTTGCACTAAAGGAGATTCAGCTACAAAAGGAGGCCAGCCTTCGGTCTTCGTCGATGCCTGACTCAG GCAGGCCAGCTTTCCGCGTGGTGGACACCGAGTTCTAA
- the CDK16 gene encoding cyclin-dependent kinase 16 isoform X6 has translation MDRMKKIKRQLSMTLRGGRGIDKTNGAPEQIGLDESGGGGGSDPGEAPTRAAPGELRSARGPLSSAPEIVHEDLKMGSDGESDQASATSSDEVQSPVRVRMRNHPPRKISTEDINKRLSLPADIRLPEGYLEKLTLNSPIFDKPLSRRLRRVSLSEIGFGKLETYIKLDKLGEGTYATVYKGKSKLTDNLVALKEIRLEHEEGAPCTAIREVSLLKDLKHANIVTLHDIIHTEKSLTLVFEYLDKDLKQYLDDCGNIINMHNVKLFLFQLLRGLAYCHRQKVLHRDLKPQNLLINERGELKLADFGLARAKSIPTKTYSNEVVTLWYRPPDILLGSTDYSTQIDMWGVGCIFYEMATGRPLFPGSTVEEQLHFIFRILGTPTEETWPGILSNEEFKTYNYPKYRAEALLSHAPRLDSDGADLLTKLLQFEGRNRISAEDAMKHPFFFSLGERIHKLPDTTSIFALKEIQLQKEASLRSSSMPDSGRPAFRVVDTEF, from the exons ATGGATCGGATGAAGAAGATCAAACGGCAGCTGTCAATGACACTCCGAGGTGGCCGAGGCATAGACAAGACCAATGGTGCCCCTGAGCAGATAGGCCTGGATgagagtggtggtggtggcggcagTGACCCTGGAGAGGCCCCCACACGTGCTGCTCCTGGGGAACTTCGTTCTGCACGGGGCccactcagctctgcaccag AGATTGTGCACGAGGACTTGAAGATGGGGTCTGATGGGGAGAGTGACCAGGCTTCAGCCACGTCCTCGGATGAGGTGCAGTCTCCAGTGAGAGTGCGTATGCGCAACCATCCCCCACGCAAGATCTCCACTGAG GACATCAACAAGCGCCTATCGCTACCAGCTGACATCCGGCTGCCTGAGGGCTACCTGGAGAAGCTGACCCTCAATAGCCCCATCTTTGACAAGCCCCTCAGCCGCCGCCTCCGTCGTGTCAGCCTA TCTGAGATTGGCTTTGGGAAACTGGAGACCTACATTAAGCTGGACAAGCTGGGCGAG GGTACCTATGCCACCGTCTACAAAGGCAAAAGCAAGCTCACAGACAACCTTGTGGCACTCAAGGAGATCAGACTGGAACATGAAGAGGGGGCACCCTGCACCGCCATCCGGGAAG TGTCCCTGCTCAAGGACCTCAAACACGCCAACATCGTTACGCTACATGACATTATCCACACGGAGAAGTCCCTCACCCTTGTCTTTGAGTACCTG GACAAGGACCTGAAGCAGTACCTGGATGACTGTGGGAACATCATCAACATGCACAACGTGAAA CTGTTCCTGTTCCAGCTGCTCCGTGGCCTGGCCTACTGCCACCGGCAGAAGGTGCTACACCGAGACCTCAAGCCCCAGAACCTGCTCATCAACGAGAGGGGAGAGCTCAAGCTGGCTGACTTTG GCCTGGCCCGAGCCAAGTCAATCCCAACAAAGACATACTCCAATGAGGTGGTGACACTGTGGTACCGGCCCCCTGACATCCTGCTCGGGTCCACGGACTACTCCACTCAGATTGACATGTG GGGTGTGGGCTGCATCTTCTATGAGATGGCCACAGGCCGTCCCCTCTTTCCGGGCTCCACGGTGGAGGAACAGCTACACTTCATCTTCCGCATCTTAG GAACCCCAACTGAGGAGACGTGGCCAGGCATCCTGTCCAACGAGGAGTTCAAGACATACAACTACCCCAAGTACCGAGCCGAGGCCCTTTTGAGCCACGCACCCCG ACTTGATAGCGACGGGGCCGACCTCCTTACCAAGCTGTTGCAG tTTGAGGGTCGAAATCGGATCTCCGCAGAGGATGCCATGAAACATCCATTCTTCTTCAGTCTGGGGGAGCGGATCCACAAACTTCCTGACA CTACTTCCATATTTGCACTAAAGGAGATTCAGCTACAAAAGGAGGCCAGCCTTCGGTCTTCGTCGATGCCTGACTCAG GCAGGCCAGCTTTCCGCGTGGTGGACACCGAGTTCTAA
- the CDK16 gene encoding cyclin-dependent kinase 16 isoform X4, translating into MDRMKKIKRQLSMTLRGGRGIDKTNGAPEQIGLDESGGGGGSDPGEAPTRAAPGELRSARGPLSSAPEIVHEDLKMGSDGESDQASATSSDEVQSPVRVRMRNHPPRKISTEDINKRLSLPADIRLPEGYLEKLTLNSPIFDKPLSRRLRRVSLSEIGFGKLETYIKLDKLGEGTYATVYKGKSKLTDNLVALKEIRLEHEEGAPCTAIREVSLLKDLKHANIVTLHDIIHTEKSLTLVFEYLDKDLKQYLDDCGNIINMHNVKLFLFQLLRGLAYCHRQKVLHRDLKPQNLLINERGELKLADFGLARAKSIPTKTYSNEVVTLWYRPPDILLGSTDYSTQIDMWGVGCIFYEMATGRPLFPGSTVEEQLHFIFRILGTPTEETWPGILSNEEFKTYNYPKYRAEALLSHAPRSLCPCGRLDSDGADLLTKLLQFEGRNRISAEDAMKHPFFFSLGERIHKLPDTTSIFALKEIQLQKEASLRSSSMPDSGRPAFRVVDTEF; encoded by the exons ATGGATCGGATGAAGAAGATCAAACGGCAGCTGTCAATGACACTCCGAGGTGGCCGAGGCATAGACAAGACCAATGGTGCCCCTGAGCAGATAGGCCTGGATgagagtggtggtggtggcggcagTGACCCTGGAGAGGCCCCCACACGTGCTGCTCCTGGGGAACTTCGTTCTGCACGGGGCccactcagctctgcaccag AGATTGTGCACGAGGACTTGAAGATGGGGTCTGATGGGGAGAGTGACCAGGCTTCAGCCACGTCCTCGGATGAGGTGCAGTCTCCAGTGAGAGTGCGTATGCGCAACCATCCCCCACGCAAGATCTCCACTGAG GACATCAACAAGCGCCTATCGCTACCAGCTGACATCCGGCTGCCTGAGGGCTACCTGGAGAAGCTGACCCTCAATAGCCCCATCTTTGACAAGCCCCTCAGCCGCCGCCTCCGTCGTGTCAGCCTA TCTGAGATTGGCTTTGGGAAACTGGAGACCTACATTAAGCTGGACAAGCTGGGCGAG GGTACCTATGCCACCGTCTACAAAGGCAAAAGCAAGCTCACAGACAACCTTGTGGCACTCAAGGAGATCAGACTGGAACATGAAGAGGGGGCACCCTGCACCGCCATCCGGGAAG TGTCCCTGCTCAAGGACCTCAAACACGCCAACATCGTTACGCTACATGACATTATCCACACGGAGAAGTCCCTCACCCTTGTCTTTGAGTACCTG GACAAGGACCTGAAGCAGTACCTGGATGACTGTGGGAACATCATCAACATGCACAACGTGAAA CTGTTCCTGTTCCAGCTGCTCCGTGGCCTGGCCTACTGCCACCGGCAGAAGGTGCTACACCGAGACCTCAAGCCCCAGAACCTGCTCATCAACGAGAGGGGAGAGCTCAAGCTGGCTGACTTTG GCCTGGCCCGAGCCAAGTCAATCCCAACAAAGACATACTCCAATGAGGTGGTGACACTGTGGTACCGGCCCCCTGACATCCTGCTCGGGTCCACGGACTACTCCACTCAGATTGACATGTG GGGTGTGGGCTGCATCTTCTATGAGATGGCCACAGGCCGTCCCCTCTTTCCGGGCTCCACGGTGGAGGAACAGCTACACTTCATCTTCCGCATCTTAG GAACCCCAACTGAGGAGACGTGGCCAGGCATCCTGTCCAACGAGGAGTTCAAGACATACAACTACCCCAAGTACCGAGCCGAGGCCCTTTTGAGCCACGCACCCCG GTCTCTTTGTCCTTGTGGCAGACTTGATAGCGACGGGGCCGACCTCCTTACCAAGCTGTTGCAG tTTGAGGGTCGAAATCGGATCTCCGCAGAGGATGCCATGAAACATCCATTCTTCTTCAGTCTGGGGGAGCGGATCCACAAACTTCCTGACA CTACTTCCATATTTGCACTAAAGGAGATTCAGCTACAAAAGGAGGCCAGCCTTCGGTCTTCGTCGATGCCTGACTCAG GCAGGCCAGCTTTCCGCGTGGTGGACACCGAGTTCTAA
- the CDK16 gene encoding cyclin-dependent kinase 16 isoform X5, whose protein sequence is MQSEIAMDRMKKIKRQLSMTLRGGRGIDKTNGAPEQIGLDESGGGGGSDPGEAPTRAAPGELRSARGPLSSAPEIVHEDLKMGSDGESDQASATSSDEVQSPVRVRMRNHPPRKISTEDINKRLSLPADIRLPEGYLEKLTLNSPIFDKPLSRRLRRVSLSEIGFGKLETYIKLDKLGEGTYATVYKGKSKLTDNLVALKEIRLEHEEGAPCTAIREVSLLKDLKHANIVTLHDIIHTEKSLTLVFEYLDKDLKQYLDDCGNIINMHNVKLFLFQLLRGLAYCHRQKVLHRDLKPQNLLINERGELKLADFGLARAKSIPTKTYSNEVVTLWYRPPDILLGSTDYSTQIDMWGVGCIFYEMATGRPLFPGSTVEEQLHFIFRILGTPTEETWPGILSNEEFKTYNYPKYRAEALLSHAPRLDSDGADLLTKLLQFEGRNRISAEDAMKHPFFFSLGERIHKLPDTTSIFALKEIQLQKEASLRSSSMPDSGRPAFRVVDTEF, encoded by the exons ATGCAGTCCGAG ATCGCCATGGATCGGATGAAGAAGATCAAACGGCAGCTGTCAATGACACTCCGAGGTGGCCGAGGCATAGACAAGACCAATGGTGCCCCTGAGCAGATAGGCCTGGATgagagtggtggtggtggcggcagTGACCCTGGAGAGGCCCCCACACGTGCTGCTCCTGGGGAACTTCGTTCTGCACGGGGCccactcagctctgcaccag AGATTGTGCACGAGGACTTGAAGATGGGGTCTGATGGGGAGAGTGACCAGGCTTCAGCCACGTCCTCGGATGAGGTGCAGTCTCCAGTGAGAGTGCGTATGCGCAACCATCCCCCACGCAAGATCTCCACTGAG GACATCAACAAGCGCCTATCGCTACCAGCTGACATCCGGCTGCCTGAGGGCTACCTGGAGAAGCTGACCCTCAATAGCCCCATCTTTGACAAGCCCCTCAGCCGCCGCCTCCGTCGTGTCAGCCTA TCTGAGATTGGCTTTGGGAAACTGGAGACCTACATTAAGCTGGACAAGCTGGGCGAG GGTACCTATGCCACCGTCTACAAAGGCAAAAGCAAGCTCACAGACAACCTTGTGGCACTCAAGGAGATCAGACTGGAACATGAAGAGGGGGCACCCTGCACCGCCATCCGGGAAG TGTCCCTGCTCAAGGACCTCAAACACGCCAACATCGTTACGCTACATGACATTATCCACACGGAGAAGTCCCTCACCCTTGTCTTTGAGTACCTG GACAAGGACCTGAAGCAGTACCTGGATGACTGTGGGAACATCATCAACATGCACAACGTGAAA CTGTTCCTGTTCCAGCTGCTCCGTGGCCTGGCCTACTGCCACCGGCAGAAGGTGCTACACCGAGACCTCAAGCCCCAGAACCTGCTCATCAACGAGAGGGGAGAGCTCAAGCTGGCTGACTTTG GCCTGGCCCGAGCCAAGTCAATCCCAACAAAGACATACTCCAATGAGGTGGTGACACTGTGGTACCGGCCCCCTGACATCCTGCTCGGGTCCACGGACTACTCCACTCAGATTGACATGTG GGGTGTGGGCTGCATCTTCTATGAGATGGCCACAGGCCGTCCCCTCTTTCCGGGCTCCACGGTGGAGGAACAGCTACACTTCATCTTCCGCATCTTAG GAACCCCAACTGAGGAGACGTGGCCAGGCATCCTGTCCAACGAGGAGTTCAAGACATACAACTACCCCAAGTACCGAGCCGAGGCCCTTTTGAGCCACGCACCCCG ACTTGATAGCGACGGGGCCGACCTCCTTACCAAGCTGTTGCAG tTTGAGGGTCGAAATCGGATCTCCGCAGAGGATGCCATGAAACATCCATTCTTCTTCAGTCTGGGGGAGCGGATCCACAAACTTCCTGACA CTACTTCCATATTTGCACTAAAGGAGATTCAGCTACAAAAGGAGGCCAGCCTTCGGTCTTCGTCGATGCCTGACTCAG GCAGGCCAGCTTTCCGCGTGGTGGACACCGAGTTCTAA
- the CDK16 gene encoding cyclin-dependent kinase 16 isoform X3, whose product MQSEIAMDRMKKIKRQLSMTLRGGRGIDKTNGAPEQIGLDESGGGGGSDPGEAPTRAAPGELRSARGPLSSAPEIVHEDLKMGSDGESDQASATSSDEVQSPVRVRMRNHPPRKISTEDINKRLSLPADIRLPEGYLEKLTLNSPIFDKPLSRRLRRVSLSEIGFGKLETYIKLDKLGEGTYATVYKGKSKLTDNLVALKEIRLEHEEGAPCTAIREVSLLKDLKHANIVTLHDIIHTEKSLTLVFEYLDKDLKQYLDDCGNIINMHNVKLFLFQLLRGLAYCHRQKVLHRDLKPQNLLINERGELKLADFGLARAKSIPTKTYSNEVVTLWYRPPDILLGSTDYSTQIDMWGVGCIFYEMATGRPLFPGSTVEEQLHFIFRILGTPTEETWPGILSNEEFKTYNYPKYRAEALLSHAPRSLCPCGRLDSDGADLLTKLLQFEGRNRISAEDAMKHPFFFSLGERIHKLPDTTSIFALKEIQLQKEASLRSSSMPDSGRPAFRVVDTEF is encoded by the exons ATGCAGTCCGAG ATCGCCATGGATCGGATGAAGAAGATCAAACGGCAGCTGTCAATGACACTCCGAGGTGGCCGAGGCATAGACAAGACCAATGGTGCCCCTGAGCAGATAGGCCTGGATgagagtggtggtggtggcggcagTGACCCTGGAGAGGCCCCCACACGTGCTGCTCCTGGGGAACTTCGTTCTGCACGGGGCccactcagctctgcaccag AGATTGTGCACGAGGACTTGAAGATGGGGTCTGATGGGGAGAGTGACCAGGCTTCAGCCACGTCCTCGGATGAGGTGCAGTCTCCAGTGAGAGTGCGTATGCGCAACCATCCCCCACGCAAGATCTCCACTGAG GACATCAACAAGCGCCTATCGCTACCAGCTGACATCCGGCTGCCTGAGGGCTACCTGGAGAAGCTGACCCTCAATAGCCCCATCTTTGACAAGCCCCTCAGCCGCCGCCTCCGTCGTGTCAGCCTA TCTGAGATTGGCTTTGGGAAACTGGAGACCTACATTAAGCTGGACAAGCTGGGCGAG GGTACCTATGCCACCGTCTACAAAGGCAAAAGCAAGCTCACAGACAACCTTGTGGCACTCAAGGAGATCAGACTGGAACATGAAGAGGGGGCACCCTGCACCGCCATCCGGGAAG TGTCCCTGCTCAAGGACCTCAAACACGCCAACATCGTTACGCTACATGACATTATCCACACGGAGAAGTCCCTCACCCTTGTCTTTGAGTACCTG GACAAGGACCTGAAGCAGTACCTGGATGACTGTGGGAACATCATCAACATGCACAACGTGAAA CTGTTCCTGTTCCAGCTGCTCCGTGGCCTGGCCTACTGCCACCGGCAGAAGGTGCTACACCGAGACCTCAAGCCCCAGAACCTGCTCATCAACGAGAGGGGAGAGCTCAAGCTGGCTGACTTTG GCCTGGCCCGAGCCAAGTCAATCCCAACAAAGACATACTCCAATGAGGTGGTGACACTGTGGTACCGGCCCCCTGACATCCTGCTCGGGTCCACGGACTACTCCACTCAGATTGACATGTG GGGTGTGGGCTGCATCTTCTATGAGATGGCCACAGGCCGTCCCCTCTTTCCGGGCTCCACGGTGGAGGAACAGCTACACTTCATCTTCCGCATCTTAG GAACCCCAACTGAGGAGACGTGGCCAGGCATCCTGTCCAACGAGGAGTTCAAGACATACAACTACCCCAAGTACCGAGCCGAGGCCCTTTTGAGCCACGCACCCCG GTCTCTTTGTCCTTGTGGCAGACTTGATAGCGACGGGGCCGACCTCCTTACCAAGCTGTTGCAG tTTGAGGGTCGAAATCGGATCTCCGCAGAGGATGCCATGAAACATCCATTCTTCTTCAGTCTGGGGGAGCGGATCCACAAACTTCCTGACA CTACTTCCATATTTGCACTAAAGGAGATTCAGCTACAAAAGGAGGCCAGCCTTCGGTCTTCGTCGATGCCTGACTCAG GCAGGCCAGCTTTCCGCGTGGTGGACACCGAGTTCTAA